GTGTTCAATTTTCTCCATACTGGCTGATTTCTTCCCGATTCAGTTGTTTACAGGTCGATAACACAAAAGTTAATGACCCGATTACGTTcaaatttgatatatatacttttaatgaGATGCTCAACTAATAACTACCTGGACGAGAAAACCTACCCCCACCAACCCCTCCATTCCGCGAACTTATTGACCTCCCCTcgtatatatgtatctatactattattataaagaagtaagcgtttgtgagtttgtatgtttgaaacgggtaatctccgaaactaccgaacgtATTTCAACAATTCTTTTagcattagaaaggtacattattcaagtttgctataggctatattttatctcaaaattcctacgggagcgaagccccgggcaacatcttgtatgttataaaataaagtatcgttgagttagtatcccataacacaagtctagaacttactttggggctagctcaatctgtgtgatttgtcctaatatatttgtattaaaaataagaatgtgATCACCGTTAAGTGCGTAATGTTACTTTCCCAACaagtaaagaattttaaaaaacacccgtctacttaaaaatatttgtattgagCCCTTTATTTGATACccttattgtaatatttgaaagaaaaaaatgtttttcaacaAGTCCAATGGCGTTGCACGGgccgccatttttttttaaattattgacagTTTCAAACACAATTTAACACTGTTACGTTTTAGTacgatatatatttgtttacaatacgatatttgaagcggtggtgatgTCGCCAGTGAATCTAAAAGTCCCTGGTTTTCaaagaccaccacttgcttccggtgaaggaaaatatcgtgaggaaacctgcaaacagattgattattaacatgtgtgtgaaacggagaaggcaatggcaaatcactccattactaatgccaagaaagtggTTGTCATTGGAGTGGAGCCGTGAGTCACGAGCGCCAGCCGCGGCCGCCACATCACCTGGTAGCAGTCCTGGCACGTGTACACGTACTCGTTCCAGGAGCCGAGGTTGTCGTCCACCAGCCGCGGCCGCTTGCGCCGCGTCGTGTGCGCCAGCGGCTTCGGCCTGACATGagataatacataaatatttcaagacGAAATGTCGCTTTACTATCgagaaaatttataacattgtcATCTTAATAATACTGACCTCGAATGATAACGGTTCCCTCTATTTATACAAcccatatattaaataaactagcttttgcccgcggcttcgcccgcgtatatttcccatgggaattccagttatttttccaggataaAAGGTAACTTATGTCCTAAATacatcaaactacatgtatgcaaaatttcatgaagattggttgagtagatagagctcGAAGAGGtagcaaacttacttttgcatgtTAGGAAGTTAGGATATATCCTCTCAAACTCAAACgctaaagaaagaaagaaaaactttattcggctaaacaaaacacatttacatataatgtttacatgcttaaatataccaaattttaaagaaacttaataatgaaaatacggAAATCGAAACCGAAAAGTTAACCAGCTCAACTATATGCCGCGGCACGAGCTACAGCGCTGATTTTCACCTGGGCCTGtataagtgaaataaaaaatataatttgactggaagaaatcccaccatgggataagtcctcaagtgtatatttagtttcttgttatgtatgtacttgtaaatgtgttttttgGACAATAAAgatgttacaaacaaacaatgcattatcatggaaactgaagcaaCTCAACTCTGTAAAGTACCTAATTGGAAGCGAGCAGATAAAATTCTACTCTCAACATCTggttacagacagacaaacataagGACAGGTGAAACGAaatgaaagcttgtaaaatgGACTCACTTATAGGAACTCTTATGTTGCTTCAGCGCCTCGTAGTCCGGGAAGATTTCCCCGCAGAGCTCACAAATCTTCTGCCCCCCGGACCAGTGGGTCAGTGCGTGGAGAACGCACTCCGCTTTGCTTCTGAACTTCTTGTTGCAGTACTGGCAGAATAGTCTGGAAGAGaacgattttaaataaataaaaaaaacgtttattagTTCTTACTGCCCTGCTCTAACAGATAGAAGCTTTCGCCAATGGTGGGTTCTCATAGCTACATAAAAACATAGTATACAATATGATAAATCCGTccttgtacagtcaacagcacatcaacctacccaaattcaatgcaatctcgccgctattaccgcgccataaagGTTCATGAAGGGTAAtgtgatgtgctgttgactgtacatttatcttgtttaaattgtaatttgtgaacttactttcgtgctaaataaagttattgctAACAAAAAACtgttatatacacatataattgtttaaattttggcgCAAGAAGCAGACAAGAGcagactctgggctccgacgctgtACAGCcgggaagaaaccggaaaaatgCTCAGAATTGTCTAATAAGATGAAATAACAAAACGATATTTCGTTCAGAGCACATTTTCAAAGTAATTAAGCTATTTAAACTcacaaaataagttttcagATGCGGCACTACAGTCGCTGATAACAACGTGGACGAACTACTGCCAAGGCACTCTCGTGGCGCCGCCTTTAGAGCACCTATCACTTTATTTTAGGTGTTACTCAAGatataatcattattacaAATCAATTAGCCTAGTGGTTCCTAATGAAGAGAtctataagataaaataaaaatatgcccACACCAAAAAATCACCTCATATGCTGCATTTAGATGTGAAAGAATGACAgacaaatagatttttaatatttggatAAATACTAACCTTAAATACTCTCTATGAGTCCTCACATGTTCTACAAAAGCGTTGAATGTGTTAAACTCATCATTACAATCAACGCAGCTGAATCCGTAACAGCAATTGTGTGTATATCGGCTGTGTAGCCTTAAATCCTCCATTGTATCCGACTCTGCTTTGCAATGATCGCATGACCACAGATAACTAGCCCAAGAAAATGTTACATTCTTAACGTTAGTAACGGTTTTCTTGGTTGGACTTTTTGCAGTCTTCTTTACTTTGTATGTTGTCTTTTTTGAAAGTGTGCCCGAGGACGATGATTCATCTTCATGTTCTTTCTTGGGTTGTTTGAATACGGTTTTGATTGAAGAGCCGGCTTTAGTGTCTGGAGTTGATTCCTGTCTGTTTGGGATATTATCCATGTctgtaaaattacatatgataataatacatcataatttttttttattgactggAGTAGGTTGAATTGGGCTCAAATTTCGCACtgaaatttttcatctcattatcaacaataaatctttattgtttAAAGTAGACATGTTAAAAGTACATGACAAACTAAAGGTAAATCAGTAtgttctattatatttattaacccTTAGGCAGGTTTTggtgataataaaaacaaacaatgcaTCAAATCTTGTGAGAGAGTCAACTGGATACTTTGGGTTACCAGCTAATCCACACCCCCATCATGTGAGGTTGGGTGAAAGGGTCCCAGTAGGTATATCAggagataataataatcaataataaaaagtggGTTTTTCTTGGAAAACTAAAACATGTATAGGTTCAGAGTTGACCCTGCTGCTACTGCTATAGCAGTAGTGTGTCAGGGAACATGTTAAGCTTAATAAATACCTGTATAATGTGGCTCTGAGTCTGAACTGTCTTCCAATTCTGTCTTTATAACCCTTTTTCCAACGACCATCTTCTGTATAACGTCAATCTGCATCGGTTCCACCTCTTTCTCTCCCGACACATTACTCTCTTTAGAATACAGCGCATTGAGCTCGTCCTGCGCTTTCTTTACTTGCAAGAAGAATCTGTAACTTTCTATACACAAGTTATGACAAGTCGAGCATGCGAGCTTAGGAAGCTTGTTATGTGATGAAAAGTCTACTTCTAACTTGAGGAATGACAGCAGTTTTATATACTTCTCGACTATATCCTCTGTAGATAAGTCCAAAAGGTCTTTGCAGTCCATTTCTGTGGCGCAGAAGCGGCAGTGGCTTCGCGAAACATCATTGTCTTCAGATTGGCGAACTGATTCTGTTTCTGAAGTTGTTGTCGCTTGCTTATCGTAATTAACGCTATGGCTGCTCGTATCAGCACTTTCGGACATAGTACTCATAGATTCTCCGGGAACCTTCGATTGTTCACTGTAGTCTAGAGGAAATATAGACGAATAAAGTTTCTCATTCTGGCCGTGTTGTTCGTGAAGTATGTTCACAGTTTCCGTTAACAGCCGTTTTGAATGCTGACTGGATTCTCTAGACATTGTTTACATGGGTTAcgagaagaaaataatagaaaaattgaGGAAAACACACATCACTATTTGGGATTTATGTGACAGGCCATTATGGAATGAAACCGGATTGAATACGCGAGAGCGCGCATCATCAGTTCTAAAAGTCGAATTCACAATTGATTCCCGAAAATACACAGCAGGTTGTCAACAATAACTTATCATTTAATAATCGAGCACTATTATTGTTTAGAAAGAAGCAAAACTGATTAGTGATTGCAATTGAGAGAATTCGCAAGTTTCCATTTCGCTTGCTTTTTgatttgacattaatttgacagcaccacatattttttttatttagtttatccaTATGCAAAGGGATCTAAGTCCATTCAGCCACAGACAAACAAGTGTTTTCGACGAAGTGACATTCGACTTTTAAATAGATCTATATAGCTCgcaaaagaaaaagtaattaatattctttaaataaaaatattgttgagaTACCTAGGTACCCCCACGGACATAATGACTAGGTACCCCatgtgttaatccaagttATCAGCAACCTCCCTGAACagaattcataaaaattggcccagccatttaaacgtgaAGAAGTatcatacttacataaaaattttcgcctttttaatattattgggattactttatcatttaaatagaaatcatGTTTGTATACATAGATTTTATTACTCTATATACCGATTTATGTATGGgcaccattttttatattcgataGCATTTATCCGCgtgaacagttattttttcccaTATGAAGTGTAAACTACCCTTCTACGTATTCAACTTCCTGAAGTTTCTTTACGCATTTTACGTAAATTAtacgtaaaaaaaacttcaggAAGATTGGGAGAGTAGATAAGCCTGAAGACGTAACAAACtaacgcatttataatattagatgtttgttaaaaacaattagGATTTCTTCATGCCAGACCACATGGTCCACGAGACGGGGTATCATAAAGGCTAGtagactaaaaaaaaacaaaggcatcgattttaataattttattggaaacaaaataataattatgctaTATATTGCACTCGACTCATTCACAGTACACTGTTGAGCAAACCCACTTACACTTACGACCCTGAAGGCCTCATACTATGATGCGTAAAAAGGGTACACTTCTTTTATGAATTCCTGGTACATGATAGATTTAAATCTTCATACTTAGTTATATTTCAGTccaaatatgttttgtctcgttctttcaagTTCAAACATTGAGAAGAGGGATAGgaacaaaacataattcaaCTAAACTGAGTTAAAGTTGTTttgaatataatgtttaattaaaacaggTACAGTTTTCGCTTCAGAATCAGTGGACTTTGGATAATTCTTATGGAATATATTCTATAGTAATTGGGGGTCtactaagaaatataaaacacgtagcacgtcagtcattgcgtttttttttaacataatgcATATACGATTTGGGAAAAAGACAACATGAGGATGTAACATGccatgtatttgtatgtttcgtggtagaccTTCTGGTTCAAATAAAGTCGAGCGTAAAGGGCTCTTCTGCACCGGGTACTATTCGGGATGacttttataattgtttagtttaatatttcgtgccaattttgtattttttaaatattattacgcggcatatatcaatattatgacagaacaataatataactatacaTAAGGCTAGAGTTCTCGCCTCGAAAGTCTCTGTGCGTGGCGCTGCAGTCGCTGTCGACAACGTGGCTGGTCCGATAGTGAACACATAttgcccgggacttctcgGCACGAACTCTAAAAACTAGGGTTGTTGACATGTGGACTTCTATAACGGCATTGCCACAGACCAGAATAATGAAATACCTTCCAATCTTTAACTGtcttattcataaacaaaatttactacCTATATGAAAAcctagagtgggttgcaccaaaCTTTGACGTTTACATTAACCTGTGCAGAAAAGTGCAAAATACGCCATTGTGTCTAAACGTCGGcagcgcgcaggttaaagttatctggtgcaactcactcctaatttatttttgtaaaatatcatttatctaaaattttGTCTCCGTTTGTTTGATTGATCATAACAGGTGACAATTATGATACAAGCGTGCAAATATTGGCACACACGGGACGAGATTTTCGCGCGATGCGAAGCAGAGCGCTGTAGTAAAGCCgagtatgtaattattataaaacttcgATTAAAACATACCATTATTTCAAGCAAGGGTgttgaaaaacatattttacataatacgGGTTTTAAAccttttatgaataagactatttgaatatatgtacttatgtattagtattaaagtagacagcaaaatattttatttttctaatcaaggtatatttaattaacccCAGTTTTTAacgttaatattatgtataataacaatttctgTACTGTTGTTTCTATagaaccaaaaataaaaaacagttaGTTTGTTGAGacgaaaacatttttcaacttGAAGCTacactttttatgaataaaattccacatctatatatacaaagtaaacaaaataggccatacaataataaagttaacaaTTTATGTATGTGGTTCCATtagaaaaagacaaaatataattattattacttgttactaacaaaatgAACGTTGTAGCTAATCTAGTTGAGATGGCGCAACTATAACATTCAAACGCGTGTTATCGCCCTCCACAGTCAACAAAAACATGTCAACATTCAACAAAATCgtctacaaataaaatgttgattcattacacatttttttttgcttgcaTCAACAATGTATTTGCTTCCCATGCCTGGTGGAAAATACAAACACCAAATGGGGCGTGCGGGCCAACCAAGTTACTTCATCATTATGCCATTTGTTTTGCTAGAGAAACTTTACAGCACTTTACCTTCAGAAACAATGTtttgtgtatgtgtttgttgaatgttttcaaaaaaacCTTCGTCGTAGACCGTGGCTAAACACGTGATTGTGGTGTGCGACATTCCAACCTAGACGtagtttttttcattaatactTTTGGCAAGATTCGTCAAATTATAATGGATTATTCGCTAGATGGCGCCACTGATCGAATTAGGTCCTGTCATTATGACTGTCATTTAAAAAAGCACGTGCACTCATTGACATATAAACATCAAATCTGTCTTTGGACCTTTGTCGACACCAGCGCCCCTAGCGGCGAATTCAATACCTTTAGCCCTTCGTTCTATGGTCCCTTCAACTAGTGGGATGATACGAGATGCATGTGACTATAGTTTAGGCAAAATTATCATTAGGCTAAACTGTggagccataaaattaaaaaaacaacgtTGACAAAAGCATGCGCTCTTGCCTCAAGTTCCAACATGTTTTAAATTCTTACTAACAGTCTGTTTTTGTGGTACATGAGAAAAGAGTACATTGATCTTAAATGATTTATACAGTTGTATGCGATAGCAATAAGGCTTGGTTTCGCTTGAAACAGAGTTTAGCCagaacttattttaaaacattgtaaatcTCAATAGTAAAAATTTTGTCAACAAGTGCGACTTGACGAAGTTGGACGTCATTGGTCACTCATAATAGTTTAATTTCAAACTACAGTCACACGCATGAATATTATTCGCTTTATCATTCATTTTCAACCCTCAACAACATGATCTTCCAACAAaaatgcaataataataataataaaaacgtttcAGTTATACACTAGTACAAAACATAGgcgattttgattttacctTAGCGACTTTCGTACGAGCGAAAGAGGGAAAGCGATTCGGGGTCATCGACCGTTTTTTCATTCGGTTTAGAAATAGACTGTAGTCAAAATGATAATATCAAAATCGACTAATATAATGAGTTTTGATACGCTCATAAGGGTTCCACACATTTTTGTTCCAAAATCCtttatttttcgaaaaatatGTCACTCACGACCGTTTCATGTTTCAGCGCTTGTTGATAAAGTATCTCGTAGCCTGACAACATATCGAACAGATTCAGGCTGGCAGTTATTTTATCTGacagattacataatgttttttcGGAATGGTGAAACCGGCCgtaaaaattgcattttgttATTGCTCATAATTGCCTGGACATATACTCGCGTGGAtatcgtatgaggcgactaggGGATAAGAAGCTTTGACAGCCGATCTTCAACAGTATTCCCAATGAGGTTTGACGTCAAGTGGACAGGCtcaaatgtcaattttataagaCCCAGGTCTTGGGCATCACAGCCGCAGCAACAGAAGAAACAAGGCTACACGCTGTTTTTCCTCACGAGTcctaacatgtaaacaatcaTCACAGTACAGAATTGctgaattttgttgaaaataaatcaaatatatagtTCAAACCCATACATTgttaaagtaaaacatttattaaccgCGAAAATAATTTCGCAATACAATTTACATTGCTATGAAatcatgaaaataatgtttaacaCATTTACATAAGACTCGTAAGATAAAAACggagggtgaatttcacgagcgttcgAACGCGGCGTGCAGCGTTACATTTAGTgtcagacattttttttaaaattaaacatttataaaactaacattGTACcggtacttatttataaaataggataataaaatttattactgtgtatggtacaattcaataaacaatattcatTAGGGTGAGTTTCTCgagcgagagagagagagagagagagagagagagagagagagagagagagagagagagagagagagagagagagagagagagagagagagagagagagagagagagagagagagagagagtgacaTATTTTCGAAAACGATCCAAACTCACAGTGTAGAACACTACAATACATTAGCCCATCAGGCGAACAGATCCGGCAGCGGTGCCGCTATactagttttttattaacataaatattcgCTTATTATAAGTCTTAATTTGCAAATTGAAGTACAATGAGTTGTACAGCATACGTTTTtgattatgccaaaaaataaaaatgttgctaTCAGGACCTATTACTGATAATATGTGCATAGTCAAAATTTatccaaaaaaatctataataattggtTATAATACTTGAGTGCGCCACCTGACACTACGCTTCATAGTAAAGCTAGGCTCAGCGCAGCGGTTCACACAAAGtcgattttcattgataaattctgccaattcttttttatttatttattttttgcctacGCCGGGGTCATTGCACGCGAGAGCGAGAGAACACGATAAACTATAAATTGGAATCATTAGAGTTTCAAACTACgtccataaattcattgatattttgcaataaacgcaaacctcaataactttggtgataaacgataatattaaattttgatcactcacatgtattaatagggtctttaattttttttttggcataattaaaaatttatggtgtataggtaaatattttaatacagacCTCATTActaggtataaataaaagtagcttcccgctgtctgtctctatgtatgcttagatcttgaaaactacgcaacggattttgttgcAGATCTTTTTAATAGACAGAGTGATTCCTGATTAAGGttaggcgtataatttattatgattttacgcgagcgaagccgggacgggccactagtagCTATTCATTATATctcaatttgttataatatatggagttttatatgataaagtattttgtcgtttgaaaaatatttaatgcttCTTATAATTAAGAAAGTAACATGTCACTGCGATCTGATTTAactattttgcaaaaaaaaattacttttattagggGACTTTCTTtgagattttaatttacaattgtcaaaaaagattttaatgtaacattttgttcaaaaaaacattttttacaattatgcTTTTTCAGATCACAGacgatatttatataagatattttattatttattataaaaataaaagatatatattttctatagtataataaaaattaattcgtatgattcaacttatttttttttagtgttATAGTTTTTAGTGTCTGTGgtaatacaaataaacgtCTTCTATGTCTATTACATCTTCTTACGATGAGACAGAAGTTGGCACGGCCGACTAGTATTTCATTTGGTCGGCAACActgactaaaaataaatttctatgagaacatttttaaattaatgaaaataaatc
This Plodia interpunctella isolate USDA-ARS_2022_Savannah chromosome 27, ilPloInte3.2, whole genome shotgun sequence DNA region includes the following protein-coding sequences:
- the LOC128681660 gene encoding oocyte zinc finger protein XlCOF6-like; translated protein: MSRESSQHSKRLLTETVNILHEQHGQNEKLYSSIFPLDYSEQSKVPGESMSTMSESADTSSHSVNYDKQATTTSETESVRQSEDNDVSRSHCRFCATEMDCKDLLDLSTEDIVEKYIKLLSFLKLEVDFSSHNKLPKLACSTCHNLCIESYRFFLQVKKAQDELNALYSKESNVSGEKEVEPMQIDVIQKMVVGKRVIKTELEDSSDSEPHYTDMDNIPNRQESTPDTKAGSSIKTVFKQPKKEHEDESSSSGTLSKKTTYKVKKTAKSPTKKTVTNVKNVTFSWASYLWSCDHCKAESDTMEDLRLHSRYTHNCCYGFSCVDCNDEFNTFNAFVEHVRTHREYLRLFCQYCNKKFRSKAECVLHALTHWSGGQKICELCGEIFPDYEALKQHKSSYKPKPLAHTTRRKRPRLVDDNLGSWNEYVYTCQDCYQTMPNVHALRAHVREVHMKCFALKCSDCLRVHRSLGELVKHVHAHRPNLKHFCHYCNQYFESTAQLDSHIEEHYSGISKPCYGCGEIFENDELLRKHIFDYGAMRRPGPHSEEDVTCDICSKNCITVGKLKIHRRIHEYKERCYVCDTCGNSYFNFWTYQSHIKIHGERSEICKICKKGFPTKVKLKNHAKTHLVDRPFTCDQCGNAFKTKNKLQRHKMVHTNAKPYVCVICDKSFRQKNGLKNHSAQHTGVRPYQCEFCDRTFTNNPNRDKHMRRRHGVPLYKAKETPQEVLDKTAKEWLSQVTANQKKRKDNSGTQVQ